In Aegilops tauschii subsp. strangulata cultivar AL8/78 chromosome 3, Aet v6.0, whole genome shotgun sequence, one genomic interval encodes:
- the LOC109738395 gene encoding uncharacterized protein — MQGAGVEGRSRGSPSATDKADESAKKARLDLPDGHLVKQELVAHDAAAGGGAIVAVAERSPRAELAVKIDMCVLHCPLCTLPFKPPVFQCKGGHLACGGCAAQQPSGQCGACADGCGFFDPCPALDAVVSSTRVQCPNAGCHRYVTYHEADEHRSACAHAPCRCAEHGCAFVGAPPDLAAHLSAAHAVPVRAIHYGKVSRLQVPVSTPRLLLVGDDDGRVFLLTVGALGAAATAVSVVCARGSAATKPRFTCKMWVNLTANGGKADIVLVEMQVRSSTSPGAVVAAGERTFLAVPPVYLVPGADGGDAMEVPLNVRIDKTLPWSD; from the exons ATGCAGGGCGCCGGCGTGGAGGGGAGGAGCAGGGgctcgccgtcggcgacggaCAAGGCCGACGAGAGCGCCAAGAAGGCGCGGCTGGACCTGCCCGACGGCCATCTCGTGAAGCAAGAGCTCGTCGCGCACGacgcggcggccggaggaggcgCCATCGTCGCGGTGGCGGAGCGCAGCCCCAGGGCGGAGCTCGCCGTGAAGATCGACATGTGCGTGCTCCACTGCCCGCTCTGCACCCTCCCCTTCAAGCCCCCCGTCTTCCAG TGCAAGGGCGGCCACCTGGCCTGCGGCGGGTGCGCGGCCCAGCAGCCCTCCGGGCAGTGCGGGGCATGCGCGGACGGCTGCGGCTTCTTCGACCCCTGCCCCGCGCTGGACGCCGTGGTGTCCTCCACCAGGGTACAGTGCCCCAACGCCGGCTGCCACAGGTACGTCACCTACCACGAGGCCGACGAGCACCGGAGCGCCTGCGCGCACGCGCCCTGCCGCTGCGCGGAGCACGGCTGCGCCTTCGTCGGCGCgccgccggacctcgccgccCACCTCAGCGCCGCCCACGCCGTGCCGGTGCGCGCCATCCACTACGGCAAGGTGAGCCGGCTCCAGGTGCCCGTGTCGACGCCGCGGCTGCTGCTCGTCGGCGACGACGACGGCCGCGTGTTCCTGCTGACCGTGGGCGCGCTCGGCGCCGCGGCGACCGCCGTGTCCGTGGTCTGCGCCAGGGGGAGCGCGGCCACCAAGCCGCGGTTCACGTGCAAGATGTGGGTGAACCTGACCGCGAACGGCGGCAAGGCGGACATCGTGCTGGTGGAGATGCAGGTGAGGAGCAGCACCTCGCCCGGCGCCGTGGTGGCCGCCGGCGAGCGGACCTTCCTCGCCGTGCCGCCGGTGTACCTGGTCCCGGGAGCGGACGGGGGCGATGCCATGGAGGTGCCACTCAACGTCCGCATCGACAAGACTCTGCCTTGGTCCGACTGA